The Chrysoperla carnea chromosome X, inChrCarn1.1, whole genome shotgun sequence genome includes a region encoding these proteins:
- the LOC123302420 gene encoding ATPase inhibitor mai-2, mitochondrial-like, giving the protein MNSIRNILKISKNNLNVMNVARMSSDKGGKAGAIREAGGAFGKMEAAREDEFFYKQQKQQLAQLKNELNNEIGFHEEQIKQHQEAIKRHKDRVQKLDS; this is encoded by the exons atgaattcaattcgtaatattcttaaaatttctaagaataatttaaatgtaatgaa TGTTGCCAGAATGAGTTCAGATAAAGGTGGAAAAGCTGGTGCAATCCGTGAAGCCGGTGGTGCATTTGGAAAAATGGAAGCTGCTCGTGAAgatgaatttttctataaacaa CAAAAACAACAATTGGCCCAATTAAAGAACGAATTAAACAACGAAATTGGTTTCCATGAGGAACAAATTAAACAACATCAAGAAGCCATCAAAAGACACAAGGATCGTGTACAAAAATTAGATTCCTAA